The following proteins are co-located in the Cupriavidus pauculus genome:
- the dapC gene encoding succinyldiaminopimelate transaminase: protein MNPRLDLLQTYPFEKLRGLVADVKPADKPAISFGIGEPKHPTPQFIKDAMTASLSGLAVYPATAGTSELRETIAGWLERRYGLPKVDAATEVLPVSGSREALFAFAQTVIDASQPDPLVLCPNPFYQIYEGAALLAGARPVFANSDPARNFAPAFDQIGADVWPRVQLLYVCSPGNPTGAVLSLDDWKQLFDLSDRYGFVIASDECYSEIYFDEATPPLGALEAAHRLGRGFERLVMFSSLSKRSNVPGLRSGFVAGDAAILRKFLLYRTYHGAALNPAVQAASVAAWRDESHVRDNRAAYVRKFAEVTPLLAEVLDVALPDAAFYLWADVSRTGLTDTEFAVRLLAEQNVAVLPGSYLARDAHGVNPGRNRVRMALVATPDECLEGARRIVEFCKSLG from the coding sequence GTGAATCCGCGCCTCGACCTGCTCCAGACCTATCCTTTCGAGAAACTGCGCGGGCTGGTGGCCGATGTGAAACCGGCCGACAAGCCGGCCATCAGCTTCGGCATCGGCGAACCCAAGCATCCCACGCCGCAGTTCATCAAGGACGCGATGACCGCGTCGCTGTCCGGGCTGGCCGTCTACCCGGCCACCGCCGGCACCAGCGAACTGCGCGAGACCATCGCCGGCTGGCTGGAACGCCGCTACGGGCTGCCGAAGGTTGATGCCGCCACCGAGGTGCTGCCGGTCAGCGGATCCCGCGAGGCGCTGTTCGCGTTCGCGCAGACCGTCATCGACGCCAGCCAGCCCGACCCGCTGGTGCTGTGCCCGAACCCGTTCTACCAGATCTACGAAGGCGCCGCCCTGCTGGCCGGCGCCCGGCCGGTCTTCGCCAACAGCGATCCGGCCCGCAACTTCGCGCCCGCGTTCGACCAGATCGGCGCCGACGTCTGGCCCCGCGTGCAGCTGCTCTACGTCTGCTCGCCGGGCAACCCCACGGGCGCCGTGCTGTCGCTGGACGACTGGAAGCAGTTGTTCGATCTGTCCGACCGCTACGGCTTCGTGATCGCGTCGGACGAGTGCTATTCCGAGATCTATTTCGACGAGGCCACGCCGCCGCTGGGCGCGCTGGAAGCCGCCCACAGGCTGGGCCGGGGCTTCGAGCGGCTGGTGATGTTCTCCAGCCTGTCCAAGCGGTCCAACGTGCCGGGCCTGCGCTCGGGCTTCGTGGCCGGCGACGCGGCCATCCTGCGCAAGTTCCTGCTGTACCGCACCTACCACGGCGCGGCGCTGAACCCGGCCGTGCAGGCCGCCAGCGTGGCCGCGTGGCGTGACGAGTCGCACGTGCGCGACAACCGCGCCGCCTACGTGCGCAAGTTCGCCGAGGTCACGCCGCTGCTGGCCGAGGTGCTGGACGTGGCCCTGCCCGACGCGGCGTTCTACCTCTGGGCCGATGTCTCGCGCACGGGCCTGACCGATACCGAATTCGCGGTGCGCCTGCTGGCCGAACAGAACGTGGCCGTGTTGCCCGGCAGCTACCTGGCGCGCGATGCCCACGGCGTGAACCCCGGCCGCAACCGCGTGCGCATGGCCCTGGTGGCCACGCCCGACGAATGCCTGGAGGGCGCGCGCCGGATCGTCGAATTCTGCAAGTCGCTGGGCTGA
- the dapD gene encoding 2,3,4,5-tetrahydropyridine-2,6-dicarboxylate N-succinyltransferase, whose product MTQALQALIDQAWEDRTSLSPKSAPNDIREAVANVISQLDNGSLRVAEKQGKEWIVNQWVKKAVLLSFRLEDNAPMSAGGFAQFYDKVPTKFANWSQEDFARAGFRVVPPAVARRGSYIAKNAVLMPSYTNIGAYVDEGTMVDTWATVGSCAQIGKNVHLSGGVGIGGVLEPLQANPVIIEDNCFIGARSEVVEGVIVEENSVISMGVYLGQSTKIYDRETGEIHYGRVPAGSVVVAGNLPSKDGKYSLYCAVIVKKVDAQTRAKTSLNDLLRD is encoded by the coding sequence ATGACGCAAGCTCTGCAAGCCCTGATCGACCAGGCCTGGGAAGACCGCACCAGCCTGAGCCCGAAGTCCGCGCCGAACGATATCCGCGAAGCCGTGGCCAACGTGATTTCGCAGCTCGACAACGGCTCGCTGCGCGTGGCCGAGAAGCAAGGCAAGGAATGGATCGTCAACCAGTGGGTCAAGAAGGCCGTGCTGCTGTCGTTCCGCCTGGAAGACAACGCGCCGATGAGCGCCGGCGGCTTTGCCCAGTTCTACGACAAGGTGCCCACCAAGTTCGCCAACTGGAGCCAGGAAGACTTTGCCCGCGCCGGCTTCCGCGTGGTGCCGCCGGCCGTGGCCCGCCGTGGCTCGTACATTGCCAAGAACGCCGTGCTGATGCCGTCGTACACGAACATCGGCGCCTACGTGGACGAAGGCACGATGGTCGACACCTGGGCCACCGTGGGCTCGTGCGCGCAGATCGGCAAGAACGTTCACCTGTCGGGCGGCGTGGGCATCGGCGGCGTGCTGGAGCCGCTGCAGGCCAACCCGGTCATCATCGAGGACAACTGCTTCATCGGTGCCCGTTCGGAAGTGGTGGAAGGCGTGATCGTGGAAGAGAACTCGGTCATCTCGATGGGCGTGTACCTGGGCCAGTCGACCAAGATCTACGACCGCGAGACCGGCGAGATCCACTACGGCCGCGTGCCGGCCGGGTCGGTCGTGGTGGCCGGCAACCTGCCGTCGAAGGACGGCAAGTACAGCCTGTACTGCGCCGTGATCGTCAAGAAGGTGGACGCGCAGACCCGCGCCAAGACCAGCCTGAACGACCTGCTGCGCGACTGA
- a CDS encoding ferritin-like domain-containing protein, whose amino-acid sequence MTATPPAEAPADLPWSIADIDYAAIDVARVRDNRTLFYLLVGASFVESGSDTYAGNLASYYAAVPEAAEWLSRHWEAEELQHGLALRRYVEHVWPEFDWELGYRRFFEEYSATCSIDNFEPTLALEMAARCVVETGTASYYRALEQASDEPVLRDLSRRIASDEVRHYKHFFRYFNELSDRERLGRGKVLSALARRLLEIKNEDTEIALRNVLRVEQGREDVPEREVRALNSRCSAVVRRHLPIEMTVKMLLRPLHLHARLESLVRRPIVAMVSRVMLY is encoded by the coding sequence ATGACTGCAACACCGCCGGCCGAGGCGCCGGCCGACCTGCCCTGGTCGATTGCCGACATCGACTACGCTGCCATCGACGTCGCACGCGTCCGCGACAACCGCACCCTGTTCTACCTGCTCGTCGGGGCCTCGTTCGTCGAGAGCGGGTCCGACACCTACGCCGGCAACCTGGCCAGCTACTACGCCGCCGTGCCCGAGGCCGCCGAATGGCTGTCGCGCCACTGGGAGGCCGAGGAACTGCAGCACGGCCTGGCCCTGCGCCGCTACGTCGAGCACGTCTGGCCCGAGTTCGACTGGGAACTGGGCTACCGCCGGTTCTTCGAGGAGTACAGCGCCACCTGTTCGATCGACAACTTCGAGCCGACCCTGGCGCTGGAAATGGCGGCCCGCTGCGTGGTGGAGACCGGCACGGCGTCCTACTACCGGGCGCTGGAGCAGGCCAGCGACGAGCCGGTGCTGCGCGACCTCTCCCGGCGCATCGCCAGCGACGAGGTGCGTCACTACAAGCATTTCTTCCGCTATTTCAACGAGTTGAGCGACCGCGAGCGGCTTGGGCGCGGCAAGGTGCTGTCGGCGCTGGCGCGCCGGCTGCTCGAAATCAAGAACGAGGATACCGAGATCGCGCTGCGCAACGTGCTGCGTGTGGAACAGGGCCGCGAGGACGTGCCCGAGCGCGAAGTCCGGGCGCTGAACTCGCGCTGCAGCGCCGTGGTGCGGCGCCATCTGCCGATCGAGATGACGGTCAAGATGCTGTTGCGGCCGCTGCACCTGCACGCGCGGCTGGAGAGCCTGGTCAGGCGGCCGATCGTCGCCATGGTGTCGCGCGTGATGCTGTACTGA
- the smc gene encoding chromosome segregation protein SMC — translation MRLSSIKLAGFKSFVDPTNFQVPGQLVGIVGPNGCGKSNIIDAVRWVLGESRASELRGESMQDVIFNGSTARKQAGRASVELVFDNAEGRAAGQWSQYAEVAVKRVLTRDGTSSYYINNQPVRRKDIQDIFLGTGLGPRAYAIIGQGMISRIIEAKPDDMRIFLEEAAGVSKYKERRRETENRLSDTRENLTRVEDILRELGNNLEKLEGQAEVAQRFRQLQSEGEEKQHLLWLLRKREAQAEQERHARAIEQAQIDLEAQTAQLRHVEAELETMRAAHYAASDGMHAAQGALYEANAEVSKLEAEIRYVVESRNRLQAQIAALTAQREQWQGKADQANDDIAQAEEDLALAEARTLEAQDTVAQKSEELPTLEAQWRDAQQKLNDQRSGIMQAEQALKLEAAHQRNANQMLQQLEQRKERLKGEEQGLDRPDEVRLEELRMDLAEQEAMQEEAQAALTEAEEALPRLDAERRAAQERVTSEAAAIASLDARLAALRQLQESVQADGKVQPWLERHGLAELPRLWKKVHIEPGWENALESVLREKLAALEVSDLDGIKGFLSDAPPAKLAFYTPPAAARPVEAPAGLRPLMSLVQITEPGIRAVMQEWLADVYTATDLPQALAARHTLPEGAQFVVADGHQVGRNGIQIYAADSEQAGMLAREQEIENLQKQSRAQLLLADEAKSQAVRAETAYTHASTTLIEARARAEQATRRVHALQMDVLKLSQAMERFSARSNQIREELAEIDAQIDEQRAIRAESEASFEQHDTQLAELQASHEDQQMAFDALDTRLTNARQQLRDLERAAQEAVFAERNLSGRIDELRRNIQMAADQSERVAESLENARAELETINEQTANTGLQEALEVRAEKEQKLAAARIELDALSAQLRQFDEQRLAAERSLQPLRERITEYQLKEQAARLNQEQFTEQLATAEVDEAALAQKLTGDLKPSYLQGEVTRLNNAINALGPVNMAALDELAAARERKTFLDAQSADLTDAINTLEDAIAKIDQETRALLQGTFDQVNHHFGELFPSLFGGGQARLIMTGEEILDAGVQVMAQPPGKKNSTIHLLSGGEKALTAIALVFAMFQLNPAPFCLLDEVDAPLDDANTERYANMVARMSDKTQFVFISHNKIAMEMAHQLIGVTMQEQGVSRIVAVDMDAAVSMAEAA, via the coding sequence GTGCGACTGTCCTCGATCAAGCTGGCGGGCTTCAAGTCCTTCGTCGATCCCACCAATTTTCAAGTGCCGGGCCAACTGGTCGGCATCGTAGGTCCCAACGGCTGCGGCAAGTCCAACATCATCGACGCGGTGCGCTGGGTGCTGGGTGAGTCACGTGCGTCGGAGCTGCGCGGCGAATCCATGCAGGACGTGATCTTCAACGGCTCCACGGCGCGCAAGCAGGCCGGCCGGGCCAGCGTGGAACTGGTCTTCGACAACGCCGAGGGCCGCGCCGCCGGGCAATGGAGCCAGTACGCCGAAGTGGCGGTCAAGCGCGTGCTGACGCGCGATGGCACCTCGTCCTACTACATCAACAACCAGCCGGTGCGCCGCAAGGACATCCAGGACATCTTCCTGGGCACCGGCCTGGGCCCGCGCGCCTACGCGATCATCGGGCAGGGCATGATCTCGCGGATCATCGAGGCCAAGCCCGACGACATGCGGATCTTTCTGGAAGAAGCGGCCGGCGTGTCGAAGTACAAGGAACGCCGCCGCGAGACCGAGAACCGGCTGTCGGACACCCGCGAGAACCTGACCCGCGTGGAAGACATCCTGCGCGAACTGGGCAACAACCTGGAAAAGCTGGAAGGCCAGGCCGAGGTGGCGCAGCGCTTCCGCCAGTTGCAGTCCGAAGGCGAGGAAAAGCAGCACCTGCTGTGGCTGCTGCGCAAGCGCGAGGCGCAGGCCGAGCAGGAGCGGCACGCCCGGGCCATCGAGCAGGCGCAGATCGACCTGGAAGCCCAGACCGCCCAGTTGCGCCACGTCGAGGCCGAGCTGGAGACGATGCGCGCGGCCCACTACGCGGCGTCGGACGGCATGCACGCCGCCCAGGGCGCGCTCTACGAAGCCAATGCCGAAGTCAGCAAGCTCGAAGCCGAGATCCGCTACGTGGTGGAATCGCGCAACCGGCTGCAGGCGCAGATCGCCGCCCTGACCGCCCAGCGCGAGCAGTGGCAGGGCAAGGCCGACCAGGCCAACGACGACATCGCGCAGGCCGAGGAAGACCTGGCGCTGGCCGAGGCCCGCACGCTCGAAGCCCAGGACACCGTGGCCCAGAAGAGCGAGGAACTGCCGACGCTGGAAGCGCAATGGCGTGATGCCCAGCAGAAGCTCAACGACCAACGCAGCGGCATCATGCAGGCCGAGCAGGCGCTGAAGCTCGAAGCGGCGCACCAGCGCAACGCCAACCAGATGCTGCAGCAGCTTGAGCAGCGCAAGGAACGCCTGAAGGGCGAGGAACAGGGGCTGGACCGGCCCGACGAGGTGCGTCTGGAAGAACTCCGGATGGACCTGGCCGAGCAGGAAGCCATGCAGGAGGAAGCGCAGGCCGCGCTGACCGAGGCCGAGGAAGCGCTGCCGCGCCTGGATGCCGAGCGCCGCGCCGCGCAGGAGCGCGTGACCAGCGAGGCCGCGGCCATCGCCTCGCTCGACGCCCGCCTGGCGGCCCTGCGCCAGTTGCAGGAAAGCGTGCAGGCCGACGGCAAGGTCCAGCCGTGGCTGGAGCGCCACGGGCTGGCCGAGCTGCCGCGCTTGTGGAAGAAGGTCCATATCGAGCCGGGCTGGGAAAACGCGCTGGAATCGGTGCTGCGCGAGAAGCTCGCGGCGCTGGAAGTGTCCGACCTGGACGGGATCAAGGGCTTCCTGTCCGATGCCCCGCCCGCCAAGCTGGCGTTCTACACGCCGCCGGCCGCCGCGCGGCCCGTCGAGGCCCCGGCCGGGCTGCGGCCGCTGATGTCGCTGGTGCAGATCACCGAGCCGGGCATCCGCGCCGTGATGCAGGAATGGCTGGCCGATGTCTACACGGCCACCGACCTGCCGCAGGCGCTGGCCGCCCGCCACACGCTGCCCGAAGGCGCCCAGTTCGTGGTGGCCGACGGCCATCAGGTGGGCCGCAACGGCATCCAGATCTACGCCGCCGATTCCGAGCAGGCCGGCATGCTGGCCCGCGAGCAGGAAATCGAGAACCTGCAGAAGCAGTCGCGCGCGCAACTGCTGCTGGCCGACGAGGCCAAGTCGCAGGCCGTGCGCGCCGAGACGGCCTACACGCACGCCAGCACCACGCTGATCGAGGCCCGCGCCCGCGCCGAGCAGGCCACGCGCCGCGTGCACGCGCTGCAGATGGACGTGCTCAAGCTGTCGCAGGCCATGGAGCGCTTCTCGGCCCGCAGCAACCAGATCCGCGAGGAACTGGCCGAGATCGACGCCCAGATCGACGAACAGCGCGCGATCCGCGCCGAATCCGAGGCGAGCTTCGAACAGCACGATACGCAGCTAGCCGAGCTGCAGGCGTCGCACGAGGACCAGCAGATGGCCTTCGACGCGCTGGATACCCGGCTCACGAACGCGCGCCAGCAGTTGCGCGACCTCGAACGCGCCGCCCAGGAGGCCGTGTTCGCCGAGCGCAACCTGTCCGGCCGCATCGACGAGCTGCGCCGCAACATCCAGATGGCCGCCGACCAGAGCGAGCGCGTGGCCGAATCGCTGGAAAACGCCCGCGCCGAGCTGGAAACGATCAACGAGCAGACCGCCAACACCGGCCTGCAGGAAGCGCTGGAAGTGCGCGCCGAGAAGGAACAGAAGCTGGCCGCCGCGCGCATCGAGTTGGACGCGCTGTCGGCCCAGCTACGCCAGTTCGACGAACAGCGGCTGGCCGCCGAGCGCAGCCTGCAGCCGCTGCGCGAGCGCATCACCGAATACCAGCTCAAGGAGCAGGCCGCGCGCCTGAACCAGGAGCAGTTCACCGAGCAACTGGCCACGGCCGAGGTGGACGAGGCCGCGCTGGCCCAGAAGCTGACCGGCGACCTGAAGCCGTCGTACCTGCAGGGCGAGGTGACGCGCCTGAACAACGCGATCAACGCGCTGGGCCCCGTCAACATGGCGGCGCTGGACGAACTGGCCGCCGCGCGCGAGCGCAAGACGTTCCTCGATGCCCAGTCGGCCGACCTGACCGACGCGATCAACACGCTGGAAGACGCCATCGCCAAGATCGACCAGGAAACCCGCGCGCTGCTGCAAGGCACGTTCGACCAGGTCAACCACCACTTCGGCGAGCTGTTCCCGTCGCTGTTCGGCGGCGGCCAGGCGCGGCTGATCATGACCGGCGAGGAAATCCTCGACGCCGGCGTGCAGGTGATGGCCCAGCCGCCCGGCAAGAAGAACTCGACGATCCACCTGCTCTCGGGTGGCGAGAAGGCGCTGACGGCCATCGCGCTGGTGTTTGCGATGTTCCAGCTCAACCCGGCGCCGTTCTGCCTGCTGGACGAGGTGGACGCCCCGCTGGACGACGCCAACACGGAGCGCTACGCCAACATGGTGGCGCGTATGTCGGACAAGACACAGTTCGTTTTTATTTCCCACAACAAGATTGCGATGGAGATGGCCCACCAGTTGATTGGCGTGACGATGCAGGAGCAGGGGGTCTCGCGGATCGTGGCGGTGGACATGGATGCAGCCGTATCGATGGCGGAGGCCGCTTAA
- a CDS encoding cell division protein ZipA C-terminal FtsZ-binding domain-containing protein has product MELQNALIIAGVVLLLLLVAYNRWQIHKARRVRPLMPEDDLPPMREPVVGKTIQPETEAKLREAPPPEHVSRREPTLGEAGKGLRHDTDADAAAVATASAAAHAAASTADADEIVTDEVAVAAAPAAHAGAHAAPADAQAEAEALAPAHRAPPPQSAEPVKAAEAKPRPAVEPAPLDGQPAPATIDPLIDCIVPMHLERKASGDRILPLTGRLRRAGTKQVHIEGLRVESNAWEPVTAGHQYEDLQVAVQLANRSGPLNALEFSEFVNAVEALAEALDASAELPDMTETVANARELDGFAASADVQLGVNVISDGAPWSAAYVQTVATQDGLVLSRDGTRFIRYEPGADGVQKPLFTLQFGDTNFLRDDLTLNAGRQITLLLDVPQAAQAIKPFKTVCEYGYSLAQRMGAQLVDDNMRPLSEASFVAIFTQLEKLYEKLEARGMPAGSPVAQRLFSV; this is encoded by the coding sequence ATGGAACTGCAGAACGCACTGATCATCGCGGGTGTTGTATTGCTCCTGTTGCTGGTGGCCTATAACCGCTGGCAGATCCACAAGGCGCGCCGCGTGCGGCCGCTGATGCCCGAGGACGACCTGCCGCCGATGCGCGAGCCGGTGGTGGGCAAGACCATCCAGCCGGAAACGGAAGCCAAACTGCGCGAGGCCCCGCCGCCCGAGCACGTCTCGCGCCGCGAGCCGACGCTGGGCGAGGCCGGCAAGGGCCTGCGCCATGACACGGACGCCGACGCCGCAGCCGTGGCGACGGCCTCGGCCGCCGCGCATGCCGCGGCAAGCACGGCCGATGCCGACGAGATCGTGACCGACGAAGTGGCCGTCGCCGCAGCCCCGGCTGCCCACGCTGGCGCCCACGCGGCGCCGGCCGACGCCCAGGCGGAGGCCGAAGCACTGGCGCCGGCCCATCGGGCCCCTCCGCCCCAATCCGCCGAACCCGTGAAAGCCGCCGAGGCGAAGCCTCGCCCGGCCGTCGAACCCGCCCCGCTGGACGGCCAGCCCGCGCCGGCGACGATCGACCCGCTGATCGACTGCATCGTGCCGATGCACCTGGAGCGCAAGGCGTCGGGCGACCGCATCCTGCCGCTGACCGGCCGGCTGCGCCGCGCCGGCACCAAGCAGGTCCACATCGAGGGCCTGCGCGTGGAATCGAACGCCTGGGAGCCGGTGACCGCCGGCCACCAGTACGAAGACCTGCAGGTGGCGGTGCAGCTTGCCAACCGCAGCGGCCCGCTCAACGCGCTGGAGTTCTCGGAATTCGTCAACGCCGTGGAGGCGCTGGCGGAGGCGCTGGACGCGTCGGCCGAACTGCCCGACATGACAGAAACCGTGGCCAACGCGCGCGAACTGGACGGGTTTGCCGCCAGCGCGGACGTGCAGCTTGGCGTGAACGTGATTTCCGATGGCGCGCCGTGGTCGGCCGCCTACGTGCAGACCGTGGCCACGCAGGACGGCCTGGTGCTGTCCCGCGACGGCACGCGCTTCATCCGCTATGAACCTGGCGCCGACGGCGTGCAGAAGCCGCTGTTCACGCTGCAGTTCGGCGACACGAACTTCCTGCGCGACGACCTGACGCTGAACGCGGGCCGCCAGATCACGCTGCTGCTGGACGTGCCGCAGGCCGCGCAGGCCATCAAGCCGTTCAAGACGGTCTGCGAGTACGGCTACAGCCTGGCCCAGCGGATGGGCGCGCAACTGGTGGACGACAACATGCGCCCGCTCAGCGAGGCGTCGTTCGTGGCCATCTTCACCCAGCTCGAAAAACTCTACGAAAAGCTGGAAGCGCGCGGCATGCCGGCCGGATCGCCGGTGGCCCAGCGGCTGTTCAGCGTCTGA